The stretch of DNA CCATATCCGACCATGGTCTTTCAATGCTTACGAGCCTTACCATTGGATGCATTCCGTGCATTCCATCGTGCGTAAAACCTGATCGAAAAATACGAGACCACCCCAGTTCAACTAATCGACAAATCCCATTTGACGCCCATTCATCTCGATAATCTTTTATAATCGACCACGGGTAAACACTTAAGGTCTGATTGTCTCTATTAAAATGTTTTGAAATAGCACTCAAATCATCTACAGGATGTATAAATATAGTTCTGGTCAGAGGATGATTAATTTCGTTTGCTTCTTCTTCATCCATTACCACAATTGCCCAGTCGTCTCCGTTTTCGACATTTAACCCTACATAATTTGCTTCCAAAAGAGAAATAGAACGGTTAGCTAAGACATCAATGTTTTTATTTAAAAAGGGGACATTTTTGGAAAAAACTTTAAAGTATTTTTTTAGTTCTACCAAAAAAGCATCTAAATCACCTTTTACATAGGCTCTTTGTGTATTAAAACAGGCTTCTTGATCGTAATACGAACAATCTTCAATCAATCTAAAAGCAGCCTTTTCCATATCACATTGATTCAAGTCTATCGCACTAGCACTCCATCTTGGTCCATATTCTGCAAAAGGTACATTTGCTGGTACCTTTTTCTTTATAGCTTCTACGGCACTTTTTCCTCCCCATACACAAACAGAGTCCGAGGCATTAATAAATGCGGTTCCTATCTCATCATTTTGATGCCAATACCCAAGGGATAAAGATCTTGTTATTGGATGATCTGGGTCTGCTTCAATAAAACATTGAACAAAACCTATTGGTGTTACAGGATCACGGCTGGGAAGTTTTGCAAAATTTCTGTTTTTTGTCATGATCCCCCGCAAAAGGCTGTAGATAGATGCCAATGGGAGATTTCCTACAAGATAATGCAAGGCTAAGCCCCTTGGGAAAGCACGCACGTATGACATCTGGGTAGGAATCCATTCGTCAAAAATCCTTTCATTACCAAACTCAGATTCAATTTGGTCATACATATGGAAACGTTGCATCATAAAATCCCCAATTGTCTTATAATCTCCCTCTATCACAATATCAGAATACTGTGTAAGTAGCGGAGCATAAGTTTCTGCCATTTTCCTTCCTTGCAAGGCAGATTGATCCCAAAGGTTTCCTACTTTATTTAGAAAAATAGCAATGTCAGAAGTTGTTAATTCTTGTAACTCTTTCGCTATTTTTTTTCCTTCTTCCAATACCAACTCTAAATCTTTAGCTGTAATTTTTGGCATTCTTATCTCTATCCCACTATCGTACCTAAACGTTACCCGCTCCTCATCCTCAGAAGAGAGGTAATATTGTTTACCATTAATTATTTTAGGCAAATCGATTGATTTCATAATTGATGTTTTCAGTTTTTAAAATATTTTTGAACAAAGCTTAACAGGTCTAGACAAATATCTGTTGCATAAGCACTTTTGTCATTTTGCCTCCCTGACAGTAGGTGAATTCTTTGGGAAACACCAAAATTGATTCCTGCTTGCATGTCAGTGTCATGGTCGCCAATCATCCAACATTCAGAAGCTTTTTTATCAAAATCAATACAAGCTTGTTCCAGCATTCCTGTTTGAGGTTTACGACAAAAACAGGCATCTTCTGCCGTATGAGGGCAGTAATAAAATTTTATTTGATCGTTAGAAAGTTGAAGTGATTTTTGAATATAACAATTTGTATTTTCAACAAATGTTTCTTCTATTAAACCACGACTGATTGGGGACTGATTTGTAACAACAGCAATCGGTATCCCCATTGAAGCAATAAATTGTAAAGCTTCTACCGAACCAGCAACAAATTCAATCTCATCAGACTTTAGAATATAAGGTTCCTTATGTTTCAAAATAACACCATCTCTATCGATCAGCAGTAGATTGGGTGGAGGGTTATTTTTATTGAATAACGTACGCATTGAATTATCATTAATTTGAAGGATTTAATTCGTCCGATAAGCGTTTTAACACATCGGGAATATGGGATGGGAATGCAATTTTTTCAGGCAAATGATTTATATCAAACCACTTGACCTGCCCTATTTCTATTCCATCTGGCAAAGCAAAAAAATCACCCATTGGTTCAGCGGTATAATAGACACAAACATTCTCACCATAATCACTATGATCCGTAGGTTCCATCCAAATACCATGATACTCCTTAAGTTTGACCTTTATTCCAGTTTCTTCAAACACCTCTCGAATAGCACAATCTTTAGGGTGTTCATTCCATTCACAATAGCCCCCTGGAATATCCCAGAAGCCATCCCATGGAGCAATCAACCGTTTCACCATTAACACTTTATTCTTATCTAGCACTAATGCTCCAGCGCAGCACCTTGGGTTTCTCCAAAATTCTGTATGACATTGAGAACACTTATAGGGCAACTCTTTGTTAGCAGGTGCTCCACAGTTTGAGCAAAAATTCATTTTATCTATTTTTTTTAGCAATAGCCTCAATCGCTAGGTTTAATTTTGAAGAGTCATTGGGGAATCGTAAAAGGTGGACATCAGGAAGCGTTTCGAAAACAGTACTTGTTCTATCGGTTGCCT from Aureispira anguillae encodes:
- a CDS encoding acyl-CoA reductase produces the protein MKSIDLPKIINGKQYYLSSEDEERVTFRYDSGIEIRMPKITAKDLELVLEEGKKIAKELQELTTSDIAIFLNKVGNLWDQSALQGRKMAETYAPLLTQYSDIVIEGDYKTIGDFMMQRFHMYDQIESEFGNERIFDEWIPTQMSYVRAFPRGLALHYLVGNLPLASIYSLLRGIMTKNRNFAKLPSRDPVTPIGFVQCFIEADPDHPITRSLSLGYWHQNDEIGTAFINASDSVCVWGGKSAVEAIKKKVPANVPFAEYGPRWSASAIDLNQCDMEKAAFRLIEDCSYYDQEACFNTQRAYVKGDLDAFLVELKKYFKVFSKNVPFLNKNIDVLANRSISLLEANYVGLNVENGDDWAIVVMDEEEANEINHPLTRTIFIHPVDDLSAISKHFNRDNQTLSVYPWSIIKDYRDEWASNGICRLVELGWSRIFRSGFTHDGMHGMHPMVRLVSIERPWSDMGRYYSLRPNLEQYWFQDKYPQYRTYIDNKKNSNNGIKIK
- a CDS encoding NUDIX hydrolase; this translates as MNFCSNCGAPANKELPYKCSQCHTEFWRNPRCCAGALVLDKNKVLMVKRLIAPWDGFWDIPGGYCEWNEHPKDCAIREVFEETGIKVKLKEYHGIWMEPTDHSDYGENVCVYYTAEPMGDFFALPDGIEIGQVKWFDINHLPEKIAFPSHIPDVLKRLSDELNPSN
- a CDS encoding D-glycero-alpha-D-manno-heptose-1,7-bisphosphate 7-phosphatase, producing MRTLFNKNNPPPNLLLIDRDGVILKHKEPYILKSDEIEFVAGSVEALQFIASMGIPIAVVTNQSPISRGLIEETFVENTNCYIQKSLQLSNDQIKFYYCPHTAEDACFCRKPQTGMLEQACIDFDKKASECWMIGDHDTDMQAGINFGVSQRIHLLSGRQNDKSAYATDICLDLLSFVQKYFKN